The Gemmatimonadaceae bacterium DNA segment GTCGCCGAAGTACCACGGCGAGGACTGGCCGCTGCGCGTGGAATCGCCGGCCGGGAAGGTGAGGAAGGAGCCGTTCTGGGCCGAGCTGAGTTCCGGCGCGAAGCGCAGCGTCAGCCACTGCCGGCGCCACTCGAAGCCCGCGCGCATCTGCAGCGCCCGCCCGACGCCCGCCGGCGCCGCGCCGTTCCCGCGCCCGTCCGCCACGCCCGAGCGCCGCCCCGTGATGCCGACGGGACCGAGCGGCGTGAAGCCTTCGCGCACGCAGACGCTGTCGCGCCGCGTGTGGTGGAGCGGCAGTGTGAAGTCGAGCGGCGAGACGTCGGTGATGCAGCGGCGCTCCTGGGCGCCGGCGGGCGTGATGGCGATGACTGCCAACACCAGTACACCGCGCAGATTCGCCAGTGCTGAGGCGATCTCGCTGGCGACTCCAGTCGCGAGGCAATGGCGTTGGCGCGGCATCGTGGCGAACGTTCACCGATGCCTCCGTCGCCGACAAGGGCCGCCCCCGCAGGTCCTGCCGCCCCTGCTGCGCGTGCCGCCCCTCGTGTGCTGATCGTGAAGTTGGCCGCAATGGGCGACATCGTGATGGCGTCGACGCTGATCGGCGCCGTGCGCGACCGCTGGCCCGACGCCCAAATCACCTGGCTCACCGGCGACCAGTTCGCGCCGCTCGTGCGCCGTTTCGAGGGCGTAGATGTGGTGCGTAGTGTCGACGCCGAGTCACTCCTCGCCGGCCCCGCCTTCCGCGCCGCCCACCGCGCCCCTCACGCCGCCCTCAAGCGCGCCGCCGCCATCGCCAGCACCGTCCGCGCCATCGGCCGCCGCCCCTGGGACCTCGCCCTCGTCGCCCACAGCGATGAGCGCTACGCGCAACTCCTCCGCTTCGCGAAGGTGCGGGACTTGAGGCAGTTCAAAGAGCCGAGGAAGGACCGCTATATGGGCCTGGAGTACTCCTCGATGTTGGAAGATGCTGGACCTTCATCTCCCCTCTCCCCCGTCCTCTCCCCTCTCCCATCTCCCCGCCATAACCCACCTCTCCACCTCCCATCTCTCACTCAGCTCAACAAGCAACAACCTGCCCGCCGAGTCACTCTCGCCCCCGGCGGCGCCCGCAACCTCCTCCGCGACAACCCCCTGCGTCGCTGGCCCGTCGAGAGCTGGGCTGCGCTCGCGCGCGAGCTCAAGGCGGCCAACTGCGAGCTCACGATCATCGGCGCCGCGAGCGATCGCGCCGAGGCTGATGTGGTGCTCGCCGCCGTCCCCGACGCGCGTGACGAAGTCGGCAAGCAGGACCTCGACGCACTCCTCGCCGAGCTCGCCAGCAGCGATGTGCTCGTGACCCACGACTCCGGCCCGATGCACCTCGCGCAGCTCACGCGCACGCCGGTCGTGGCGCTCTTCGGCCCGACGAGCCCGACGCAGTTCGTGGCGCCGGGGGCGGACGTGACGGTGCTCAGCGCGGCGCAGCATCTCCCCTGTGCGCCCTGTTATGACGGGAAGGATTACGCGGTGTGCTCGGCGAATCTCTGTCTTAGCCGCGTTGGTCCGGAGATGGCCGCAGGCACTGTCCTGGCGGTACTGGCTGGGAGGCGGGAGAAGGGAGGCGGGTGAGGGCGGGGAGAGGGGGAGATGGTTGAGAGAGGGAAGAGGGTTTGGGAGATGGGTTTGGGAGACGGATGGGGAGGCGGCCATCTCTCGTCTCTCCGCCGTCTTCCGTGAGCCGCCTCCCCGCCGTCACCCACCTCCCGTCTCCCCCCTCCCACTCGCCCCAAGCACCTACCCATCCAACGAAAAAAAACCGCCCCACGAGCAAGTCGTGGCGCGGTCGGACAGAATGGGCGCGGAGGGACTCGAACCCCCGACCTCTGCTGTGTGAAAGCAGCGCTCTAACCAGCTGAGCTACGCGCCCTGAGTCTTGAAAGATAAATGACGGATGACGGAGGACGGAAGTGGCGGGGGCTGAAATCGCGCGCCGTCGCCGCTTAGGTTTGGAAGATGGGATTCGTGCTCGCGTGGATTCGTGGGGTCGCGGCGGCCGTCGTGCTGCTTACCGCCGGCGTGTTTTCGCCGCGGCTGCGGGGGTATCTGCGCCAGTTTGCGCGCGAGGTCGGTGTGGCGAAGCCGCACGTCGGGCCGTTTCCGGCGAAGCGTCCCGACTTTGTCGGCGATCCGACGCTGCCTCTCGCGCTGCCTGGCCTCGACGCGCAGGATGGCAACGTCTCGGCGCTCGAGCTGGCCGTGCTGGCGCGGCTCGTGAAGTCCCGCGCGCCGATGCTGCTCTGGGAGATCGGCACCTTCGACGGCCGCACGACGCGCGTCCTCGCCGCCAACGCGCCCGCGGGGGCACAGGTCCACACCCTCGACCTGCCCGCGGATGGCCTAGGCCGCACCGCCCACGCGCTGTCGCCGAGCGAGCGGGATTTGGTGAAGAAGCCCAGCTCCGGCGCGCGGTTCGCCGGCACGCCGGAGCAGGCCAAGATCACCCAGCACCTCGGCGATTCGGCGACGTTTGATTTCACGCCTTGGCGCCGGCAGGCGGACTTCGTGTTCGTGGACGGCTCCCACGCCGCGGCCTATGTGGTCAGCGACACCAACCGCGCCGGCCTGCTGACGGATGATCGGAAGGCGGTGGTGGTGTGGCACGACTACGGCGAGTGGCCCGGCGTGACGGAGACGCTGGATACCTTGGCGCCCACGCTGAAGGGCGCATATCGTGTCGCGGGGACGACGCTGGTCGTCTGGGAGCGGAACGTGTAGGGAATCGGGCCCATAGCTCAGCGGTTAGAGCGGCGGACTCATAATCCGAAGTGCGCAGGTTCGAATCCTGCTGGGCCCATCTAGACGGACGGGGAGAAGGGAGGGGGAGAGGGGGGTGAAGGCAGGGAGAGGGGAGAAGGGAAGGGGCTGGGAGAGGGCACAGGGTCGCCCCCATCTCCCCGTCCTCTCCCGACCATCTCCCCTCTCCCGACCATCTCCCCTCTCCCGACCATCTCCCCGCTCCCGACCATCTCCCCTCTCTCAACCATCTCCCCCCGCCCACCTCCCCGCCGTCACCCTCCTCCCCCCTCCCGTGTCCCGATTCCGGTTCGTGACCTAGCTCTCTTGACACCATTAGAGCCACCAACGAACTTCTGCCAGTTACCCGCCCAAGCCCCTTCGCTCCCTCTTCGGAGATTTCGATGCGCCGCATTTCCCTCGTTGCCCTTGCCCTCGTGTTCGCTCTGCCGTCCGCGCTTGTCGCGCAGGATCGCAACGCCTACAAGCTCGAAGTCCCGTCGATCGAGTATCTCGACCAGCGGATGGGGCGCGCGCAGCCTGGCGTGGCGGCCTCGTCGCCCGTCGGCTACGGCCCCAACAAGGGCGACATCTTCGCCGGCCTCGGCTACCAGGCCTCGACGGGCGTTGACGGGGCGCAGGACGGCGCCCTCTCCGTCGGCGGCGGCTTCCTGAACGCCAGCGAGATGGTCGGCATCGAAGCCGTGCTCACCTCGCTCTCCACGATCCGTTCCGGCTTCGGCTCGCGGATGGTCGGCGCGATCAAGGTCCACAAGATCGTGCAGGACTGGGGCGTCGGCCTCGGCGTCGAGGGCTTCTACCTGAACGGCAACGACTTCGACACCAAGCCGTCGGTGTACGTGGCCGCGACGCGCGGCATCGATGTGCGTCCGGGCGAGGAGTACTTCTCCAACGGCACCATCAACTTCGGCCTCGGCAATGGCCGCTTCCAGCAGATCGAAGACTTCCGCGACGGCAAGAACGGCGTGTGGTTCTTCGCCTCCAGCTCCATCCGCATCAACTACTTCTCGTCGGCGATCATCGACTACACCGGCGCGCAGGTGAACCTCGCGCTCTCGTTCTCGCCGCTCAAGAAGATTCCGCTCGTGATTACGCCGTCGCTCAACGACGTCGGTGGTGCCGTGGGTGACCGTGCGCGCCTCGCGCTCGGCGCTGGTATGTCCTGGAAGTACTAAGCCACCCACACCTCACTTAGGAGAATTCGAATGCTGCAGACGATGAAGCGAGTGGTGGCTGGCGCCGCCCTGTTGGTCGGTATCTCGGCGACGGCGCAGGCGCAGTTCCTCACGGACGCGGGCTCGCCGCTGGGCTCGGGCGGTGGCGTGAGCGGTGCCGTCGTGAACTACATCGGGTCGGTCGGTGC contains these protein-coding regions:
- a CDS encoding class I SAM-dependent methyltransferase encodes the protein MGFVLAWIRGVAAAVVLLTAGVFSPRLRGYLRQFAREVGVAKPHVGPFPAKRPDFVGDPTLPLALPGLDAQDGNVSALELAVLARLVKSRAPMLLWEIGTFDGRTTRVLAANAPAGAQVHTLDLPADGLGRTAHALSPSERDLVKKPSSGARFAGTPEQAKITQHLGDSATFDFTPWRRQADFVFVDGSHAAAYVVSDTNRAGLLTDDRKAVVVWHDYGEWPGVTETLDTLAPTLKGAYRVAGTTLVVWERNV
- a CDS encoding glycosyltransferase family 9 protein; the encoded protein is MLIVKLAAMGDIVMASTLIGAVRDRWPDAQITWLTGDQFAPLVRRFEGVDVVRSVDAESLLAGPAFRAAHRAPHAALKRAAAIASTVRAIGRRPWDLALVAHSDERYAQLLRFAKVRDLRQFKEPRKDRYMGLEYSSMLEDAGPSSPLSPVLSPLPSPRHNPPLHLPSLTQLNKQQPARRVTLAPGGARNLLRDNPLRRWPVESWAALARELKAANCELTIIGAASDRAEADVVLAAVPDARDEVGKQDLDALLAELASSDVLVTHDSGPMHLAQLTRTPVVALFGPTSPTQFVAPGADVTVLSAAQHLPCAPCYDGKDYAVCSANLCLSRVGPEMAAGTVLAVLAGRREKGGG